CAGAGGGATGAAGACAAAATGATAACATTTAAGTTTCAGCACAAAATGCATGAACCAGAAAGTCTATTCTTTCTTTCGGTTTTCGGACTTCAGGAACCAGgctgtcacacatttgtttttaccatGTTTTGCGGTAGAAAATGATTTTAGTCACAGTCAAAAAGTTTTCATTCTCTCGTCTTAattgtttcttctcttccttgtctgtctctccccacAGCGGCGGTGGTGGCCGGGTCGGACATGATGCCGGGACAGATCCCTGACCCTTCGCTGGCGGCGGGCTCCCTGCCCAGTCTGGGCCCGCTGGCGGGCATCTCGGCCACCACACTCACTGATCAACTCAAGCTGGCTGACTTCCGCCAGCTGGGCACCATGTTGTCCCCGCTGCATTTCCTGGGGAGGCTGGGGAAGAGGCCGCTTGCCATCAAGACAGAGGTGAGGACGAAAGAGGAAATGGTGCAGAAGTAGGGTGTGGGAAAGATGTACAAGTTGGACAGTAAAAAACAAGGAAGAGAGGGTGTTAGATTTAGGATGTGTTACAGCCCTTCGCTAAGGCaggttttttacattttctttaaaaaaagtgacatcacttttgTCAGCAAAGAACCAAGATGTTCATTTAAGTGTCACATACAAGCCATTCTTATTAATATTTGTTATCTGAAGTGATATACAGCATAAAAAGAGGTGCTGTTAAAATTGCTCCCCTGATCTGGTTCTGGGACACTgtagttttacattttagggcagTTGTGATAAGTATTCATACTTTATATACAGCACGTTGGCATGATGAGttgattcattttgaaagtGGAATTTTGCCCCCTCTAGTGCCTACAACAAGAACTTAGAGGTTGcacaacactgtttttcagCCTAGGTGATCACTTCTGTTGGTTGTAGGTTTTATGTAATTTAGTCAGCCATTATTCAATTTTCGCACAAAGAACCGTCATATAAATCCTTTTTATCGTACTTTTTTCTCAGATGGATGAAGACGAAGAAAGGAGGAAACGGAGACGAGAGAAAAATAAGGTAGCGGCAGCACGATGCCGAAACAAAAAGAAGGAACGGACTGACTTCCTTCAAAGGGTGAGTTCATGACACAGCACTGCATACTGATTAGCAGCGCAGGGTGGTGTCCAAGAATAACCTGACTTCAGTTAACCTGAACAGCTGCTTCATGTTTAAGCCTCCAGCCCAAGTCATAGCTAACGTGATCGGGCTAATACTTATTGCTTTAAGTTGTGAGGTCATTCTTTGAAAgtgataaaaactgaaaactctgAAGTGATTTTGTCCAGTGGAGTCTAATAATTCAACATCGGTTTCCAGGAATCGGAGCGTCTGGAGATGGTGAACTCAGACCTGAAGGCCCAGATCGAGGAGCTCCGTCTGGAGAGGCAGCAGCTAATGGTGATGCTCAATCTCCACCGGCCCACCTGCATCGTGAGGACCGACAGTGTCAAAACACCGGAGAGCGAGGCCAACCCCTTGCTGGAGCAGCTGTCCACCGACGCCAAGTGAAAACCAGGAAACCAGGGACGCGGAGTCCCTAAAGCCCAGACTAGCACCACCGTGGCagccattaaaatgaaaacattactgGCAATACATTTCTAACCAAGCACTTGAGCTCCAAGCCGATGACTTTTGGAGACTCTGCCCAAAGACCTGAGGTTGTACGGCTTCCTTAGTACTGCTACATGAGCTGGCTCTGTCCATTGGAAGACTGGAAATACCCAGTTTCATCTCTGCATtaagtgttgttgttgacaCCCACTGTGCCTAGTTGTTACTTCAACCATCTCTACGTAAAGGGACCAATGGAAACCATAGAGTACGACTGGAAACAACGCATGAGGAAACACACTAATATCAATATGGTGCTCTGTTACAAAAGCCCTGAGTAGATTGTGTGGCATTGATTCAATGCAGAGGCCCACAAAGGCTTAATGTTCTGCAGTTTTCCTTTGTATTCTAGCCGAAATATACAGGTGTAGAGTTTTTAGTATACAGTACTCAATACATATACACCAGATGGAGTagagtttcttttgtttttgtttttttaatgttgatttcTATACCCTGCCTCGACGATGGCAGTCAACCGGTTGATCCGATTTGTGGTGACGCTGGCGTCATGAAAAGCACATATACACAAAATGTTTACACCCTTGTTTTTTGGACTTGTCCATTATTGTACTTGTTTTATACTGCTTtgtatacataaacatatatgaAATGCTTGTTAATCACTTGATGTGATTTTGTCTTTTCGATCTTTCCAGTCCTTGTCTCGTCATGTTGCGCTGTCaaacagctgtgaaaacaagcagaaatCTTTTCAGCTGAGCAGTATTTCAATGTCTGTTCTGGACCTGTATCTGCTATGTATGACTCTGGTACCCTGAATAGAttaaattttattttctaactACAAGAAAGTGCATGactcttttttatttaactccATGAGACGTGCAACATATCTTGTATGTTTCAGTGAAATGAATCCCGGTCCTTGTGCTTTTATTCTCCTTGTCATGACACCAGAACTGTTAAGTGACAGAAGTTGTGTAATCGCATTACGGTAACCTGCACAGAAAAGGTCATTCATGCTCGATTATTGCAGCTCCCCTTGTGCTGGGCTCAGCAGGAGAAATATCTGTTATCTGCAGgctgaacaggaagctgctgaacaTGTGACACTTCAGCTCTTGCCGCTCTTGTTGCAAAACTTGGAAGAGCTCTtatgatttgtatttattcactttatAGCTGCCATTTAAAGAAAGACCCCCTAATTGTTGCAATAATAACTGCGTTTGTTTCACCTTATTAACCCCCTATCAGTCTTCATCTTGGATATTAGCCTTGCTGGATTTCTCACATGCACACCTACTGGTTGGATGTAGAGGGAACAAAATCACTCTTGCTGGAT
This region of Acanthopagrus latus isolate v.2019 chromosome 22, fAcaLat1.1, whole genome shotgun sequence genomic DNA includes:
- the jdp2b gene encoding jun dimerization protein 2; this translates as MMPGQIPDPSLAAGSLPSLGPLAGISATTLTDQLKLADFRQLGTMLSPLHFLGRLGKRPLAIKTEMDEDEERRKRRREKNKVAAARCRNKKKERTDFLQRESERLEMVNSDLKAQIEELRLERQQLMVMLNLHRPTCIVRTDSVKTPESEANPLLEQLSTDAK